A DNA window from Brassica napus cultivar Da-Ae chromosome A4, Da-Ae, whole genome shotgun sequence contains the following coding sequences:
- the LOC106448909 gene encoding cytokinin riboside 5'-monophosphate phosphoribohydrolase LOG3-like, with protein sequence MGLVSQAVHDGGRHVIGIIPKTLMPRELTGETVGEVRAVADMHQRKAEMAKHSDAFIALPGGYGTLEELLEVITWAQLGIHDKPVGLLNVDGYYNSLLSFIDKAVEEGFISPTAREIIVSEPTAKELVKKLEEYAPCHESVASKLCWEMERTG encoded by the exons ATGGGTTTGGTTTCACAAGCTGTTCATGATGGTGGTCGTCATGTTATTGG AATAATTCCAAAGACCCTCATGCCTAGAGAG TTGACTGGTGAAACAGTAGGAGAAGTAAGAGCAGTTGCAGATATGCACCAAAGGAAAGCTGAAATGGCCAAGCACTCTGATGCTTTTATTGCCTTACCAG GAGGCTATGGAACACTTGAAGAATTGCTTGAGGTCATAACTTGGGCTCAGCTTGGAATTCATGACAAGCCT GTGGGTTTACTCAATGTTGATGGATACTACAACTCTCTGCTTTCATTCATCGATAAAGCCGTTGAAGAAGGATTCATCAGCCCGACTGCTCGTGAGATCATAGTCTCTGAACCTACTGCTAAAGagcttgtgaagaagcttgag GAATATGCACCTTGCCATGAAAGTGTTGCGTCTAAGCTCTGCTGGGAGATGGAAAGGACTGGATAA
- the LOC106450240 gene encoding CASP-like protein 5A1, which yields MMNVSRPAVRPVIAVPMGPTGGANDRPPVRMKDIQGMPGTTGGLILRLSQFVSSLISLSVMFSTPDFRSFTAFCGLVFAVSLQSLWSLSLLIIDAYALLVGRSLRNHLVVRCFTVGDGITCLLTFAAASASAGITVLINDLDKCDGSHCTRFQTATAMAFISWLVVFPSFFLNFWSLATH from the exons ATGATGAACGTGAGCCGACCGGCGGTTCGTCCGGTAATTGCTGTCCCCATGGGTCCTACTGGCGGAGCCAACGATAGACCGCCAGTGAGGATGAAAGATATTCAGGGAATGCCAGGAACCACCGGCGGCCTCATCCTCCGCCTCTCTCAGTTCGTCTCCTCTCTCATCTCCCTCTCCGTCATGTTCTCCACCCCCGACTTCCGCTCCTTCACCGCATTCTG TGGTTTGGTTTTTGCGGTTAGCTTGCAAAGCCTGTGGAGCTTGTCTCTTCTTATCATCGATGCTTATGCTCTTCTGGTGGGAAGAAGCCTTCGGAATCACTTGGTTGTTCGATGTTTCACAGTTGGAGATGGA ATCACATGCCTACTTACGTTTGCAGCTGCATCTGCGTCTGCTGGCATAACCGTACTCATCAACGATCTTGATAAATGTGATGGCAGCCACTGCACAAGGTTTCAGACCGCTACAGCAATGGCCTTCATCAGCTGGCTTGTTGTGTTTCCTTCCTTCTTTCTCAACTTCTGGTCCTTAGCCACCCACTAA
- the LOC106447395 gene encoding 60S ribosomal protein L12-2-like, with amino-acid sequence MPPKLDPSQIVDVYVRVTGGEVGAASSLAPKIGPLGLAPKKIGEDIAKETAKEWKGLRVTVKLTVQNRQAKVTVVPSAAALVIKALKEPERDRKKVKNIKHNGNISFDDVIEIARIMRPRSIAKELSGTVREILGTCVSVGCTVDGKDPKDIQQEIQEGEVEIPEN; translated from the coding sequence ATGCCGCCGAAGCTTGACCCGAGCCAGATCGTGGACGTCTACGTCCGCGTGACCGGCGGAGAAGTCGGAGCCGCGAGTTCCCTCGCTCCCAAGATCGGTCCCCTCGGTCTGGCTCCCAAAAAGATCGGAGAAGACATCGCCAAGGAGACGGCCAAGGAGTGGAAGGGGCTCCGCGTCACGGTGAAGCTGACGGTGCAGAATCGCCAGGCGAAAGTGACGGTGGTGCCTTCGGCGGCGGCGCTGGTGATCAAGGCGTTGAAGGAGCCGGAGAGGGACAGGAAGAAGGTGAAGAACATTAAGCACAACGGGAACATTTCGTTCGATGACGTGATTGAGATCGCGAGGATCATGAGGCCGAGGTCTATTGCGAAGGAGCTGAGCGGGACCGTGAGGGAGATTCTTGGGACTTGTGTGTCTGTTGGGTGTACTGTGGATGGGAAAGATCCCAAGGATATTCAGCAGGAGATTCAAGAGGGTGAGGTTGAGATTCCTgagaattaa